The following coding sequences lie in one Mercenaria mercenaria strain notata unplaced genomic scaffold, MADL_Memer_1 contig_2187, whole genome shotgun sequence genomic window:
- the LOC128552231 gene encoding vesicle-trafficking protein SEC22b-like, with translation MATAKHDHAGRSMMEFQNQAKQLFRKISADPQPPTRCSLESGPYIFHYYIERGVCYLVLCDKTFSKRLAYSFLEDLQTEFASNYGFKVETVSRPYSFIEFDTYIQKVRKNYMDSRARKNLSSINTELQDVQRIMVQNIDDVLQRGDSLSVLDTKASNLSTLSSKYKKDAKYLNLRASYAKIAAIVAVVVVFLLFIRYWIL, from the exons ATGGCAACTGCAAAGCATGATCAT GCTGGGAGAAGTATGATGGAATTTCAGAACCAAGCAAAGCAGTTGTTTCGTAAGATTTCAGCAGACCCGCAACCCCCAACTAGATGTAGCCTTGAATCGGGACCATATATATTCCA CTACTACATAGAGAGAGGAGTGTGTTATTTAGTGCTATGTGATAAAACATTCTCAAAGAGACTTGCATACTCATTTCTCGAGGATCTTCAAACAGAATTTGCATCAAATTACGGTTTTAAGGTTGAAACTGTGTCTAGACCATACAGCTTTATAGAATTTG atacatacatacaaaaaGTTAGGAAGAACTACATGGACTCGAGAGCCAGGAAAAATCTTTCCTCGATAAACACAGAATTGCAGGATGTTCAGAGAATTATGGTACAGAATATAGACGATGTTTTACAGAGAGGAGATTCCCTGTCAG tattgGACACCAAGGCCAGCAATTTATCTACGTTGTCATCAAAGTATAAAAAGGATgccaaatatttaaatttacGTGCATCGTATGCTAAAATAGCTGCAATAGTTGCCGTGGTAGTTGTGTTCCTTCTATTTATTAGGTATTGGATTTTATGA